Proteins from a single region of Primulina tabacum isolate GXHZ01 chromosome 5, ASM2559414v2, whole genome shotgun sequence:
- the LOC142546728 gene encoding myb-related protein 305-like, giving the protein MDKNPCIYQETEVRKGPWTMEEDLILINYISYHGEGVWNSLARSAGLKRTGKSCRLRWLNYLRPDVRRGNITPEEQLLIMDLHAKWGNRWSKIAKQLPGRTDNEIKNYWRTRIQKHVKQAENFTGQVSEHSKDQASTSNLSGCYPTTDHTVESYSPPSFNGSVENFQGPFPHETNDNIWNMEDIWSMQFT; this is encoded by the exons ATGGATaaaaatccatgcatttatcAAGAAACCGAGGTGAGGAAAGGGCCATGGACCATGGAAGAAGATCTAATTCTCATCAACTACATTTCCTATCATGGCGAAGGTGTATGGAATTCTCTTGCTCGATCTGCAG GTCTTAAACGCACCGGGAAAAGTTGCCGGCTACGTTGGCTTAACTACCTTCGGCCGGACGTTAGAAGGGGAAATATAACACCCGAAGAGCAACTTTTGATCATGGATCTACATGCAAAGTGGGGTAATAG ATGGTCGAAGATTGCGAAACAGTTGCCTGGAAGAACCGATAACGAAATAAAAAACTACTGGAGAACTCGAATCCAGAAGCACGTCAAGCAAGCTGAGAATTTCACCGGCCAAGTTTCGGAACACAGCAAGGATCAGGCGAGCACAAGCAATCTATCCGGTTGCTATCCGACGACGGATCACACGGTTGAATCCTATTCCCCACCTTCATTTAATGGGAGTGTGGAGAATTTTCAAGGGCCATTCCCCCATGAAACAAATGACAACATTTGGAACATGGAGGATATTTGGTCCATGCAGTTTACTTAA
- the LOC142544137 gene encoding uncharacterized protein LOC142544137 — protein MKGQFRPKTELQIQSNVRNLDSVQCRECSGFGHYANECANRLRRNKGMAVTLSDEESDDDQGSNESEKHTSLFAVIKEKRSMQINHLGVATGVAIPGRNISSNSVCLNSTTLGESSQSENQEVDDDEVTLESVQTMYEELYEDWIKRNKVNAILSKENTELKSQVSRLEVILSKKDLELCKVNEELGEATQILAKLNSSSSKLDSLLMIGKNDKAGLGYTNHQFEIGESSNTERKPTVFVKGSAEISNATYTKKGVSSKRQISTKKSKSRKRHFICHYCFRPGHIKPYCFKLRDDYKRWESEQVLPQVLYNIRRNTANRKPSVKRVWVPKANIQCSIIYISLKTNIAGIWYFDSGCSRHITGSKDYLIDYVELRNGHVTYGGGAKGRIAGKGTLNVDGLPSLHNVLYVEGLNSNLISISTRSADNCYQLGEDPVCNNSKVESLGDLTGKTIEDDIDGLLNISETLPNTDVAPGVVTPETTPALAESNDEPGEYTENDDVVTNEGIDIHSKIQKNHPSSQIIGEAFGGMQTRRKEKVDCRKMMGLELEQFVRNDVWDLVPRPDNVNVIGTKWIFKNKTDESGIVVRNKARLVAQGYTQIEVIDFDETFALVARIESVRLLLAIACHMDIKLYQMDVKSAFFERHFE, from the exons ATGAAAGGACAATTTCGACCAAAAACTGAATTGCAAATCCAatcaaatgtcagaaatttggaCTCAGTACAATGCAGAGAGTGTTCTGGATTTGGACACTATGCCAATGAGTGTGCCAATCGACTTCGGAGAAACAAAGGCATGGCTGTCACTTTGAGTGATGAAGAGTCTGATGATGATCAAGGATCAAATGAATCTGAAAAACACACATCGTTGTTTGCTGTGATCAAGGAGAAGCGTTCAATGCAAATCAATCATTTGGGTGTTGCCACAGGTGTTGCAATACCTGGTCGCAACATCTCTTCAAATTCAGTGTGTCTTAATTCTACAACCCTTGGTGAATCAAGTCAGTCTGAAAACCAAGAAGTAGATGATGATGAAGTCACTCTGGAAAGTGTGCAGACAATGTATGAAGAATTGTATGAAGACtggatcaaaagaaataaagtGAATGCAATTCTCTCCAAAGAGAACACTGAGCTGAAGTCACAAGTATCACGACTTGAAGTAATCTTAAGTAAGAAAGATCTGGAATTATGCAAAGTCAATGAAGAGCTTGGAGAAGCAACTCAAATTCTTGCGAAGCTTAATTCAAGTTCATCCAAACTTGATTCACTCTTGATGATTGGAAAGAATGACAAAGCTGGACTTGGTTATACGAATCACCAATTTGAAATAGGAGAGTCTTCCAACACTGAAAGAAAACCAACTGTCTTTGTCAAAGGAAGTGCTGAAATCTCGAATGCTACATACACTAAAAAAGGTGTTTCATCAAAGAGGCAAATATCTACAAAGAAGTCCAAGTCCAGAAAACGCCACTTTATCTGCCACTATTGCTTTAGACCTGGTCATATCAAACCCTACTGTTTTAAACTGAGAGATGACTACAAAAGATGGGAATCTGAACAGGTGTTGCCACAGGTGTTGTACAACATCCGGCGTAACACTGCCAATAGGAAACCATCGGTAAAAAGGGTTTGGGTGCCAAAGGCTAATATTCAATGTTCTATTATTTATATTTCGTTAAAAACTAATATTGCAGGAAtatggtactttgacagtggTTGTTCACGCCACATTACAGGTTCTAAAGACTATTTGATTGACTATGTTGAACTAAGGAATGGTCATGTGACATATGGTGGAGGTGCTAAAGGAAGAATAGCTGGCAAAGGGACCTTGAATGTTGATGGACTGCCTAGTCTACACAATGTACTTTATGTCGAAGGActtaactcaaacttaataagcataa gtacaaggtcggCTGACAATTGTTATCAACTTGGAGAGGACCCTGTGTGCAATAATTCAAAAG TGGAAAGCCTTGGAGATCTAACGGGAAAAACAATCGAGGACGATATTGATGGGCTACTGAACATAAGTGAGACACTGCCTAACACAGATGTTGCACCCGGTGTTGTAACACCTGAGACAACACCTGCACTGGCAGAATCAAATGATGAACCAGGAGAATAtactgaaaatgatgatgttgtaACCAATGAAGGGATTGATATTCACAgtaagattcagaaaaatcatccatcatctcagATCATTGGAGAAGCATTTGGAGGAATGCAAACTAGAAGAAAGGAGAAGGTAGATTGTCGGAAAATGATGGGTCTA gaacttgaacaatttgttaGGAATGATGTGTGGGATTTGGTTCCCAGACCTGATAATGTGAATGTTATTGGAAccaaatggatttttaaaaacaaaactgatgaatctggGATTGTTGTGAGAAATAAAGCTAGGTTAGTTGCTCAAGGGTATACTCAAATTGAAGtaattgattttgatgagacaTTTGCCCTTGTTGCCCGGATTGAGTCAGTCCGACTTTTACTTGCTATCGCTTGTCACATGGACATAAaactatatcaaatggatgtgaaaagtgcctTTTTTGAACGGCATTTTGAATGA
- the LOC142544138 gene encoding uncharacterized protein LOC142544138 yields MANLDNKNGENRIRWKRIMEASTNTVFRPPVLDGSNYALWKVKMRVFIKSIEERSWQRVLDGWSPPKIEDADGDTRLKPESTWTIDEVQTSNFNSKALNAIFSSVDTRMFNLITNCVCAKEAWDILQKHCEGSESVRKTRLRMVTSKFESLRMEDNESILEYDSRLRQLSNEAHSLGDPMSNERLVNKVLRSLPEKFNVKVCAIEESKDTSTINLDELMSSLRTFEMNLDLQKKDKGKTIALEVSTDSYDEILQISKEVNESDLGEDSISLITKKFGDYLKKMR; encoded by the exons ATGGCTAATTTGGATAACAAGAATGGAGAAAATAGGATAAG GTGGAAAAGGATCATGGAAGCATCAACAAACACTGTTTTTAGACCTCCCGTATTGGATGGATCAAACTATGCATTATGGAAAGTAAAGATGAGGGTTTTTATTAAATCAATTGAAGAAAGATCCTGGCAGCGTGTACTTGATGGTTGGAGTCCACCAAAGATTGAGGATGCTGATGGAGACACTCGGCTCAAACCTGAAAGTACATGGACAATCGATGAAGTGCAAACGTCAAATTTTAATTCCAAGGCTCTCAATGCAATATTCTCGTCTGTTGACACAAGGATGTTTAATTTAATCACCAATTGTGTTTGTGCCAAAGAAGCTTGGGATATACTTCAGAAACATTGTGAAGGATCCGAGAGTGTGCGTAAAACTAGGCTAAGGATGGTGAcatcaaaatttgaaagccTGAGAATGGAGGACAATGAGTCTATTCTTGAGTATGATAGCCGGTTGAGACAACTTTCTAATGAAGCTCACAGTCTTGGAGATCCCATGTCCAATGAAAGATTGGTGAACAAAGTTTTAAGATCTCTACCTGAGAAATTTAATGTCAAAGTTTGTGCAATTGAAGAATCTAAAGACACTTCAACAATCAACCTGGATGAATTAATGAGTTCCCTCagaacttttgagatgaatcttgatttacaaaagaaggataaagggaagACAATAGCCCTTGAAGTTTCAACTGACTCTTATGATGAAATCCTTCAAATATCTAAAGAAGTGAATGAATCTGATTTAGGTGAAGATTCTATCTCTCTAATTACTAAAAAATTCGGTGATTACTTGAAGAAAATGAGatag
- the LOC142546729 gene encoding large ribosomal subunit protein bL12c has translation MASSLSSVNLRYPSYPTPSTASPVHPSIIFPRQIFESTVNIATKLHSRRATVLRHIAAVDAPEKVVELGDQISNLTLSDAQKLVEYLQDKLGVSAASFAPAAAVAAAPAAEAAPVVEEKTEFDVVIEDVPSNSRIATIKVVRALTSLALKEAKELIEGLPKKFKEGISKEEAEEAKKQLEEAGAKIAIV, from the coding sequence ATGGCTTCATCTCTTTCCTCGGTTAACCTACGCTACCCCTCTTATCCTACACCCTCCACCGCTTCCCCTGTGCACCCCTCCATCATCTTCCCCAGACAAATCTTCGAGTCCACAGTGAATATCGCCACTAAACTCCACAGCCGCCGCGCTACGGTTCTCCGTCACATTGCCGCAGTCGATGCCCCAGAAAAAGTCGTCGAGCTCGGAGACCAGATCTCAAACCTAACCCTATCCGATGCTCAGAAGCTAGTCGAGTACCTCCAGGACAAGCTCGGAGTCTCCGCGGCATCATTTGCCCCAGCCGCGGCCGTCGCGGCGGCCCCAGCGGCTGAAGCAGCTCCGGTAGTGGAGGAGAAGACGGAGTTCGACGTTGTGATCGAGGATGTGCCTAGCAACTCTAGAATCGCGACGATTAAGGTGGTTAGGGCTCTGACTAGCCTGGCTTTGAAGGAGGCGAAGGAACTGATCGAAGGATTGCCGAAGAAATTCAAGGAAGGAATCTCGAAAGAAGAGGCGGAGGAAGCGAAGAAGCAGCTGGAAGAGGCTGGGGCTAAAATAGCCATCGTTTGA
- the LOC142544139 gene encoding uncharacterized protein LOC142544139, which yields MGDQNPSLASSLSTRAVGKHHRHLRPRRYGVEEVEGGDSIGCTGKSCQSCTAGVIADCVAVCCCPCAVVNLLALAFLKLPWAVARRCLRHRKTKRNQIIVEEAARKWCEGDLDEILRKSRACEGISGIAMEEEVSGKICAGFEIEEIWYEVGHLGFGRVSFTGVNNLNDEG from the coding sequence ATGGGCGATCAGAACCCGTCTCTAGCATCGTCCTTGTCGACCAGAGCCGTGGGAAAACACCACCGTCACCTTAGGCCTCGGAGGTATGGAGTTGAAGAAGTCGAAGGCGGAGACTCGATTGGGTGCACGGGGAAATCATGCCAGTCTTGCACGGCGGGAGTGATAGCTGACTGCGTGGCGGTGTGCTGCTGCCCTTGCGCGGTGGTGAACCTCCTGGCGCTGGCTTTCCTCAAGCTGCCGTGGGCAGTGGCGCGTAGATGCCTTCGGCACAGGAAGACGAAGCGGAATCAGATAATAGTGGAAGAAGCTGCGAGGAAATGGTGCGAAGGGGATTTGGATGAAATATTGAGAAAGAGTAGGGCATGCGAAGGGATATCGGGAATTGCTATGGAAGAAGAGGTCAGTGGCAAAATATGTGCGGGGTTCGAAATAGAGGAGATTTGGTACGAGGTTGGTCATTTGGGTTTTGGCAGGGTTTCTTTTACCGGggttaataacttaaatgacgAGGGGTAA
- the LOC142544800 gene encoding uncharacterized protein LOC142544800, translating to MMENGPEDTYTCPSFNSYSSERLAEIGGKVAGENGDTNDDEFEFVLAREENDVLPDEFFYQGQIGPVFPVFRRDLLLSYGDSSMSNENRRLEPSAEMECIKVPLSKLLEETRRDENDRDPASCSSSEADELESIPAGTYCVWRPKVPETPSPSRCKKSKSTGSASKRWKLPEFLRRSNSEGKDSLVFMTPKHRDEKRDRTETSRKSTENIAAVSSSTAGPPSAHEALYVQNRAKKENDRRKSYLPYRPDLVGFFASANGLRRSSPRF from the coding sequence ATGATGGAGAACGGCCCAGAAGATACATACACGTGCCCTAGCTTCAACAGTTATTCTTCCGAAAGGTTGGCTGAAATCGGAGGAAAAGTGGCTGGGGAGAACGGAGACACCAACGACGATGAATTTGAGTTCGTTTTGGCACGTGAAGAAAACGACGTTTTGCCAGATGAATTTTTCTACCAAGGCCAAATCGGCCCAGTTTTCCCGGTGTTCCGCCGCGATCTGTTGCTGAGCTACGGCGATTCAAGCATGAGTAACGAAAACAGACGGTTAGAACCCTCAGCTGAGATGGAGTGCATCAAAGTCCCGTTGAGCAAGCTGTTGGAGGAAACTCGGAGAGATGAGAACGACCGTGATCCGGCGTCGTGTTCGTCGTCGGAAGCCGATGAATTGGAGAGCATACCCGCGGGAACTTATTGCGTGTGGAGGCCAAAAGTCCCCGAAACCCCGTCCCCAAGCCGGTGCAAGAAGAGCAAATCCACCGGGTCGGCGTCGAAACGGTGGAAGCTCCCCGAGTTCTTGCGGCGGAGCAATAGCGAAGGAAAGGACTCTCTCGTCTTCATGACTCCCAAGCACCGTGATGAAAAACGAGACAGAACAGAAACCTCGAgaaaatcaactgaaaatataGCCGCCGTCTCTTCCAGCACGGCGGGTCCCCCGTCAGCTCACGAGGCACTCTACGTGCAGAACAGAGCAAAGAAGGAAAACGATCGGAGGAAATCATACTTACCGTACAGGCCGGATCTCGTAGGGTTTTTCGCTAGTGCCAACGGCTTGCGAAGAAGTTCGCCGCGCTTCTAG